One genomic segment of Kiritimatiella glycovorans includes these proteins:
- a CDS encoding GumC family protein, with the protein MAFEELSLKDYLQILYRRRRVILVVFLASLVFTVLIAFNQENIFRAESRIKIQRQRTLADFMSRLQQARPVDTIENYLKEITSYRVMQRVARSMYPEDPDVDRRAANLQEMIQVERLGNTDLIDIRVESTSGQEAMEIANAVSTTFIQYHQENITRNARQVKEQIEEWRNQIMTQLYSDERALKDFREKYGVVDLEAEGDNLTTQISNLRSQKIRIENELSQLEGRIRKWKVMTDLYTGKTQPEGGQLPMEAAGMVPDSRYLTGVKTRIFDLHMTRTEVMGTGNYTTNHPRMELFDIMLQSARKEAEEERRRIVMTRMEELENERAGLQAKRQKIEQQIDAFKEQLQQIPELERESRKYVRRKDVSETLYTFLSQKLEEAKISELERAEIAYVVSPAMTADEIRAGQLRTTVAGLLLGLVLGVAMAFVAENLDTTIATLENVEQLFKIPVMGVIPHIEREPEPGQETEQETAPKSRLLRAGRALLGMSRNAADYIMATHSNVRSPHGIEMITQFDPKSPGAEAFRTIRTNLEYYSRNTGAKVFLLSSAAPAEGKTVTLTNTAVALAQLGRRVLVVGANLRRPSFGRLLGISEERGLSDFLLGDEQWTDVVKDMTDFAVGDMNLEDLVGMPGLDNLNVITSGGVAAQPSEWLANEKMVGFLNDAREQYDYILIDSPPVLPVPDSVILGRLADAVILVYQLGQTTRESMRRAIVSFRQTDAHLAGLVLNDLQADWAAGGEFFQYRFYYGRDGQSRMPWERNHASHT; encoded by the coding sequence ATGGCGTTTGAAGAACTCAGCCTTAAGGACTACCTGCAGATCCTCTACCGCCGGCGGAGGGTCATCCTGGTCGTGTTTCTCGCCAGCCTCGTCTTCACGGTGCTGATCGCGTTCAACCAGGAGAACATCTTCCGCGCCGAATCCCGGATCAAGATCCAGCGGCAGCGCACGCTGGCCGATTTCATGTCGCGGCTTCAGCAGGCCCGCCCCGTGGATACCATCGAGAACTATCTCAAGGAGATCACCAGCTACCGAGTCATGCAGCGCGTCGCCCGTTCGATGTATCCGGAGGACCCCGACGTCGACCGCCGCGCCGCGAACCTGCAGGAGATGATCCAGGTCGAGCGCCTCGGAAACACCGACCTGATCGACATCCGGGTGGAGTCGACGTCCGGGCAGGAGGCCATGGAGATCGCCAACGCGGTCTCGACGACTTTTATCCAGTACCACCAGGAGAACATCACCCGCAATGCCCGGCAGGTGAAAGAGCAGATCGAAGAGTGGCGCAACCAGATCATGACGCAGCTTTACTCGGACGAGCGCGCCCTCAAGGATTTTCGCGAGAAATACGGCGTGGTGGATCTCGAGGCGGAGGGCGATAACCTCACGACGCAGATCTCGAACCTCCGCTCGCAGAAGATCCGCATCGAAAACGAACTCAGCCAGCTCGAGGGCCGCATCCGCAAGTGGAAGGTGATGACGGATCTTTACACCGGCAAGACGCAACCCGAAGGCGGGCAACTGCCGATGGAAGCGGCCGGCATGGTTCCCGACAGCCGCTACCTGACCGGGGTCAAAACCCGCATCTTCGACCTGCACATGACCCGCACCGAAGTGATGGGCACGGGTAACTACACCACCAATCACCCTCGCATGGAACTCTTCGATATCATGCTCCAGAGCGCGCGCAAAGAGGCCGAAGAGGAACGGCGACGCATCGTGATGACGCGCATGGAGGAACTCGAGAACGAGCGGGCGGGCCTTCAGGCCAAACGGCAGAAGATCGAACAGCAGATCGACGCGTTCAAGGAACAGCTCCAGCAGATCCCCGAACTCGAACGTGAATCGCGCAAGTACGTTCGGCGCAAGGATGTCTCGGAAACGCTGTACACGTTCCTCAGTCAGAAGCTGGAAGAGGCCAAAATCTCCGAGCTGGAACGCGCGGAGATCGCATACGTCGTGAGCCCGGCAATGACCGCCGACGAGATCCGCGCGGGCCAGCTTCGCACCACGGTAGCGGGTCTTCTCCTCGGTCTGGTGCTCGGGGTCGCCATGGCCTTCGTCGCCGAAAACCTGGACACGACCATCGCCACGCTCGAAAACGTGGAACAGCTCTTCAAGATCCCCGTCATGGGCGTGATCCCGCACATCGAACGCGAACCGGAACCGGGGCAGGAGACCGAGCAGGAAACCGCGCCGAAATCGCGGCTCCTGCGCGCGGGCCGCGCGCTGCTGGGCATGTCCCGAAACGCCGCCGATTACATCATGGCGACGCATTCCAATGTGCGCAGCCCGCACGGCATCGAGATGATCACCCAGTTCGATCCGAAATCGCCCGGCGCGGAGGCCTTCCGCACCATCCGCACCAACCTCGAATATTACAGCCGGAATACGGGCGCCAAGGTCTTCCTGCTCTCGAGCGCGGCCCCGGCCGAAGGCAAGACCGTCACCCTCACCAACACCGCCGTCGCGCTGGCCCAGCTCGGCCGCCGCGTGCTGGTCGTAGGCGCAAACCTGCGGCGCCCGAGCTTCGGGCGACTGCTGGGCATCAGCGAAGAACGCGGGCTCTCCGATTTCCTACTCGGGGACGAACAGTGGACGGACGTGGTCAAGGACATGACCGATTTTGCGGTGGGCGACATGAACCTTGAGGACCTGGTCGGGATGCCCGGGCTGGACAACCTGAACGTCATCACCTCCGGGGGCGTGGCCGCCCAGCCCTCGGAATGGCTGGCAAACGAGAAGATGGTCGGGTTTCTCAACGATGCGCGCGAGCAGTACGATTACATCCTGATCGACTCCCCCCCCGTCCTGCCCGTACCCGACAGCGTGATTCTGGGAAGGCTCGCGGACGCCGTCATACTCGTCTACCAGCTCGGTCAGACGACGCGCGAATCGATGCGGCGCGCCATCGTGAGCTTCCGCCAGACGGATGCGCATCTGGCGGGTCTGGTCCTGAACGACCTGCAGGCGGACTGGGCGGCGGGCGGAGAGTTCTTCCAGTACCGTTTCTATTACGGGCGCGACGGGCAGTCACGGATGCCGTGGGAACGCAACCATGCCAGCCATACCTGA
- a CDS encoding SLBB domain-containing protein has product MKRTIMMLAAPLLLTALFSGAGCVARPPAGEKEYDVAEERQLLEIQKSRIVDQLNEMRRREQEEVRQRIESVASRGPQTITLRVDDEIVVEVWLRDMLQQQDGYPREITIPPDGRVVMPSIGEMNILGRSPEELQNDIRERLDLLLNHPTVKVRVEKHVGAKVSILGEVKMNPNRDTGPGTYEIEGETLLSSFISEAGGYTENADIRNIRVTHANGESEIMDLQRVLDGHIEENIFLNGGETVYIPEMTRLSHVIVCGHIAGPGIYPLDEGMMLSELIADAGGVARRGTERRVITVRGDRYHPKVIKSNIHRVYTRGEREEDLLLKPGDTVYVPKSYISLYEDTLRLILLPVTTVRDMYFLEDTINDD; this is encoded by the coding sequence ATGAAGCGGACGATTATGATGCTGGCCGCCCCGCTCCTGCTGACCGCCCTTTTCTCGGGGGCCGGATGCGTGGCGCGTCCGCCCGCCGGCGAAAAGGAATACGATGTGGCCGAGGAGCGCCAGCTCCTCGAGATCCAGAAGTCGCGCATCGTGGATCAGCTCAACGAGATGCGGCGCAGGGAGCAGGAGGAGGTCCGTCAGCGCATCGAATCGGTGGCCAGCCGCGGTCCGCAGACGATCACCCTGCGGGTGGACGACGAGATCGTCGTCGAGGTATGGCTCCGGGACATGCTCCAGCAGCAGGACGGATATCCGCGCGAAATCACGATTCCCCCGGACGGCCGCGTCGTCATGCCCAGTATAGGCGAGATGAACATCCTCGGAAGGTCGCCGGAAGAGCTACAGAACGATATCCGGGAGCGGCTTGATCTTCTGCTGAACCACCCGACGGTCAAGGTGCGCGTCGAGAAACACGTCGGCGCAAAGGTCTCCATCCTCGGGGAAGTCAAGATGAACCCCAACCGCGACACCGGCCCCGGAACGTATGAGATCGAAGGCGAGACCCTGTTGTCCTCGTTCATCAGCGAGGCGGGCGGATACACGGAAAACGCGGACATCCGCAACATACGCGTCACGCACGCCAACGGCGAATCCGAGATCATGGATCTGCAGCGGGTGCTCGACGGCCATATCGAGGAAAACATTTTCCTCAACGGCGGCGAAACCGTGTACATACCTGAAATGACGAGGCTCAGCCACGTCATCGTGTGCGGCCACATCGCCGGCCCCGGCATCTACCCGCTCGACGAGGGGATGATGCTGAGCGAGCTGATCGCCGATGCCGGCGGAGTGGCCAGACGGGGCACCGAGCGCCGCGTCATCACCGTCCGCGGCGACCGCTATCATCCCAAGGTCATCAAGTCGAACATCCACCGCGTCTACACCCGCGGCGAGCGGGAAGAAGACCTTCTGCTGAAGCCCGGCGACACCGTGTACGTGCCGAAATCGTATATCTCGCTCTACGAGGATACGCTCCGCCTGATCCTGCTTCCGGTGACCACCGTGCGTGACATGTATTTCCTGGAGGACACCATCAACGATGACTGA
- a CDS encoding HD-GYP domain-containing protein codes for MSPLRFSELRRRAAGQKSPAPEDQAEETEAKSAPSPSPEPESSPRSGGVGIDSAMEELGISSEALDESALMKARRDAAELLGQLRSDEGLNLGWRDIAGVIEQLDSAMETELGAFWAEVLRMPEHGEAARERHALNTAVVILHLARALKMNRRDQLGLGATALIHDVGAPEGKDIGELEGSEERNALEKTAHVARRLGAPERMLRALTECKERADGSGTPNHLRGSQISSEGQLLGLACEFERVYREQWDNFESRGEPFAPVMVMLKRNRDRFAPDVLKALLLAGGFYQVGAIVELNSGALARVVSQNRGAPLRPLVEVVLDRHGNHPDRRQMLDLREHPALSIVRTVTRGG; via the coding sequence ATGTCCCCCCTCAGATTCAGCGAGTTACGTCGACGGGCGGCGGGACAGAAGTCCCCCGCACCGGAAGACCAGGCGGAAGAAACCGAAGCAAAATCCGCCCCGTCCCCCTCCCCGGAACCCGAGTCCTCTCCCCGGTCGGGCGGGGTCGGAATCGACAGCGCCATGGAGGAACTCGGCATTTCCTCGGAGGCGCTGGACGAAAGCGCCCTGATGAAGGCACGCCGCGACGCCGCCGAGCTGCTCGGCCAGCTCCGGTCGGACGAGGGGCTGAACCTCGGCTGGCGTGATATCGCGGGGGTTATCGAACAGCTCGATTCCGCGATGGAAACGGAACTGGGCGCCTTCTGGGCCGAGGTCCTGCGGATGCCGGAGCACGGCGAGGCGGCCCGCGAAAGGCACGCACTCAACACGGCGGTCGTCATCCTCCACCTGGCGCGCGCGCTCAAGATGAATCGCCGCGACCAGCTCGGGCTGGGCGCGACCGCGCTGATACACGACGTCGGCGCGCCGGAAGGCAAAGACATCGGTGAGCTGGAGGGGAGCGAAGAGCGCAACGCGCTTGAGAAAACCGCGCATGTCGCCCGGCGGCTGGGCGCGCCCGAGCGGATGTTGCGCGCGCTCACCGAGTGCAAGGAACGAGCCGACGGGTCGGGCACGCCGAACCACCTCCGTGGAAGCCAGATCAGTTCCGAAGGACAGCTCCTCGGCCTCGCCTGCGAATTCGAGCGCGTGTACCGCGAACAGTGGGATAACTTCGAGTCGCGCGGCGAGCCGTTCGCGCCCGTCATGGTTATGCTTAAGCGGAATCGTGACCGTTTTGCTCCCGATGTTCTCAAGGCACTGCTGCTCGCCGGCGGTTTTTACCAGGTGGGGGCGATCGTCGAGCTGAACAGCGGGGCGCTGGCCCGCGTGGTCTCCCAGAACCGGGGAGCCCCCCTCCGCCCGCTCGTCGAAGTCGTACTGGACCGCCACGGAAACCACCCGGACCGGCGCCAGATGCTGGATCTGCGCGAGCACCCGGCCCTTTCGATCGTGCGTACGGTGACGAGGGGAGGTTGA
- the gmk gene encoding guanylate kinase, whose amino-acid sequence MNTTPHEPFPDPRTPQRPLLLAVSAPSGTGKSTLCRRLLADFPSLTFSVSCTTRPPRPGERDGREYHFVSDEEFSRRIEEGAFLEHALVHGRRYGTLRQSVRTAMAAGRDVLLDIDPQGVEQVRNNLRQTPADDPLPRGWVDIFIAPPSREELCRRLESRGTETPEDLARRISNAAEEMRQRTSYAYTVINDDLEEACDRLRAIVLAEHCRNLREGDCG is encoded by the coding sequence ATGAATACCACCCCGCACGAACCGTTCCCCGACCCCCGCACCCCGCAGCGCCCGCTGCTGCTGGCGGTCTCCGCGCCCTCGGGCACCGGCAAGAGCACCCTCTGCCGGAGGCTCCTCGCGGACTTCCCTTCGCTGACCTTTTCCGTCTCCTGCACGACCCGGCCTCCGCGTCCGGGTGAACGCGACGGACGCGAATATCATTTCGTCAGCGACGAGGAGTTCTCGCGGCGCATAGAAGAGGGGGCTTTTCTGGAACACGCCCTGGTCCATGGACGGCGCTACGGGACGCTCCGTCAGTCGGTGCGCACGGCCATGGCCGCGGGCCGGGACGTGCTGCTCGACATCGATCCCCAGGGCGTCGAACAGGTACGGAACAATCTCCGCCAAACCCCCGCGGACGACCCTCTGCCGCGGGGATGGGTCGATATCTTTATCGCGCCGCCCTCGCGGGAGGAACTCTGCCGGCGCCTCGAATCGCGGGGCACCGAAACCCCCGAAGACCTCGCCCGCCGCATCTCCAATGCCGCGGAGGAGATGCGACAGCGCACGAGCTACGCCTACACGGTCATCAACGACGACCTTGAAGAGGCCTGCGACCGTCTCCGCGCGATCGTCCTGGCCGAACACTGCCGCAACCTCCGGGAGGGCGATTGCGGGTAA
- a CDS encoding YicC/YloC family endoribonuclease: MALKSMTGYGRGEGVRGGVRATVELSSVNRKQCDIALQLPRPYAALEPDLRRLAREVIERGRVTGAVSFRWSSGPSRRVEIDRDRAAETARELRAAAEELGLNDDLSASTLLRVPDLVHLSEAPSDPEVCRASAELALRRALRELDRMRRREGRELERDIRARLRTMEQHLTGIDRCSGNAAVRYRQRLREELRAAGVAENHEGEQWLVREVAAFLDRVDITEERTRLRSHIRQFRQSMTGHDASGRTLDFLAQEMLREINTIGAKCGDLDIARSGVIIKTELERIREQIQNVE, encoded by the coding sequence ATGGCGCTGAAAAGTATGACGGGCTACGGGCGCGGGGAAGGCGTACGCGGCGGGGTGCGTGCGACGGTGGAGCTGTCTTCAGTCAACCGCAAGCAGTGCGATATCGCCCTGCAGCTGCCCCGGCCCTATGCGGCGCTCGAGCCGGACCTGCGTCGCCTGGCCCGCGAGGTGATCGAACGGGGCCGCGTGACGGGGGCGGTGAGTTTCCGGTGGTCGTCCGGTCCCTCGCGCCGGGTGGAGATCGATCGCGACCGGGCCGCGGAGACCGCCCGCGAACTCCGCGCCGCGGCGGAGGAGCTGGGGCTGAACGACGACCTCAGCGCCTCAACCCTGCTGCGTGTGCCCGACCTGGTGCACCTCAGCGAGGCACCCTCGGACCCCGAGGTCTGCCGCGCCTCCGCGGAACTGGCGCTGCGGCGCGCTCTTCGCGAACTCGACCGCATGCGGCGGCGCGAGGGACGCGAACTCGAGCGCGACATCCGCGCCCGGCTGCGGACGATGGAGCAGCATCTCACGGGGATCGACCGCTGTTCCGGGAATGCCGCGGTCCGCTACCGGCAACGCCTCCGGGAGGAGCTGCGCGCGGCGGGGGTCGCGGAAAACCACGAGGGGGAACAGTGGCTCGTCAGGGAGGTCGCGGCCTTCCTGGACCGGGTCGACATCACCGAAGAACGCACGCGCCTGCGCAGCCATATACGCCAGTTCCGTCAGAGCATGACGGGGCACGATGCGTCGGGCCGCACCCTGGATTTTCTCGCGCAGGAGATGCTGCGCGAGATCAACACGATCGGGGCAAAGTGCGGCGATCTCGACATCGCCCGCAGCGGCGTGATCATCAAGACCGAACTCGAGCGGATCCGCGAACAGATCCAGAACGTGGAGTGA